From a single Methanofollis sp. W23 genomic region:
- a CDS encoding ribosome assembly factor SBDS has translation MIPLDRAVVARLETHGERFEIGVDPDLAQEVRQGADVPIDEVVAAETIFENFARGDRASEETLTKIFGTAEFEPVARRILTKGEIHLTSEQRKKMIEEKRRQVVTFIARNAINPQTKYPHPPQRIEMAMEEARVSIDPFKSVEDQVKVAMKALRPLIPIRFEELRLAVRIPAEFAPKAYGEMQSSVTVEQEEWQNDGSWICVCRIPAGVQDDFFSLVNRLSKGDGEVKVLEQVY, from the coding sequence ATGATCCCGCTTGACCGGGCAGTCGTGGCGCGTCTGGAGACCCATGGCGAGCGGTTCGAGATCGGGGTCGACCCTGACCTTGCACAGGAGGTGCGGCAGGGCGCAGACGTCCCGATCGACGAGGTCGTCGCTGCAGAGACGATCTTTGAGAACTTTGCTCGTGGGGACCGGGCCTCAGAGGAGACCCTGACCAAGATCTTTGGGACGGCCGAGTTCGAACCGGTCGCCAGGCGGATCCTCACGAAGGGTGAGATCCACCTGACCTCAGAGCAGAGAAAGAAGATGATCGAGGAGAAGCGCCGGCAGGTGGTCACCTTCATCGCACGCAACGCGATCAACCCGCAGACCAAGTATCCGCATCCGCCGCAACGGATCGAGATGGCGATGGAGGAGGCGCGGGTGAGTATCGATCCCTTCAAGTCTGTTGAAGATCAGGTGAAGGTGGCGATGAAGGCCCTGCGCCCGCTCATCCCGATCCGCTTCGAGGAGCTGCGGCTTGCGGTGCGGATCCCTGCAGAATTCGCACCCAAGGCCTATGGGGAGATGCAGTCCTCGGTGACGGTCGAGCAGGAGGAGTGGCAGAACGACGGGTCCTGGATCTGTGTCTGCCGCATCCCTGCCGGGGTCCAGGACGACTTCTTCTCTCTGGTCAACCGTCTCTCCAAGGGCGACGGCGAGGTCAAGGTGCTTGAACAAGTATATTAA
- a CDS encoding KEOPS complex subunit Pcc1, translated as MHEAVFSCKTPAAPLLYQALAPEAGEVAGSRSREAVTLPDPETLVLTVQAEDVHALRAALNMWLRLINVADEIQEMIRHE; from the coding sequence ATGCATGAGGCGGTCTTTTCATGTAAAACACCTGCCGCGCCTCTCCTGTACCAGGCCCTCGCCCCTGAGGCCGGGGAGGTCGCGGGCTCGCGTTCGCGCGAGGCGGTCACTCTCCCTGACCCTGAGACGCTGGTGCTTACGGTGCAGGCCGAGGACGTCCATGCCCTGCGGGCGGCGCTGAACATGTGGCTCCGGCTGATCAATGTGGCAGATGAAATCCAGGAGATGATCAGGCATGAGTAG
- a CDS encoding 50S ribosomal protein L37ae: protein MARRNQKAKGKVTGSAGRFGPRYGRFIRKRVQQVEKVQRATHTCPRCDHVAVKRVGTGIWECRKCGFKFAGGAYTPQTPSLRVALRTIERAIELQE, encoded by the coding sequence ATGGCGAGGCGTAACCAGAAGGCAAAAGGTAAAGTCACCGGGAGTGCCGGCAGGTTTGGACCGCGGTACGGTAGGTTCATCCGTAAGAGAGTCCAGCAGGTGGAGAAAGTCCAGAGGGCGACCCATACCTGTCCGCGCTGCGACCATGTCGCGGTCAAGCGGGTCGGCACCGGGATCTGGGAGTGCCGCAAGTGCGGGTTCAAGTTCGCCGGCGGTGCCTATACGCCGCAGACCCCGTCGCTCCGCGTGGCGCTCAGGACGATCGAGCGCGCAATTGAACTCCAGGAGTAG
- a CDS encoding prefoldin subunit beta: MSSNISPKVQQQVAMLQQIQQQLQTVVGQKTQYEMAVKETNRAAEDLKEVADDAPVFVNVGTVMMQQEKEKVLASLTEKAETLGLRITSLEKQEKVLQKKFEQLQAQIQQAVGGPQQAA, from the coding sequence ATGAGTAGTAATATTTCCCCGAAGGTGCAGCAGCAGGTGGCGATGCTCCAGCAGATCCAGCAGCAGCTCCAGACCGTGGTCGGGCAGAAGACCCAGTACGAGATGGCAGTGAAGGAGACGAACCGTGCGGCTGAAGACCTCAAGGAGGTCGCCGACGACGCCCCGGTCTTCGTGAACGTGGGCACGGTCATGATGCAGCAGGAGAAGGAGAAGGTGCTTGCCTCGCTCACCGAGAAGGCCGAGACGCTTGGACTGCGGATCACGTCGCTGGAAAAGCAGGAGAAGGTGCTGCAGAAGAAGTTCGAGCAGCTCCAGGCCCAGATC
- a CDS encoding DNA-directed RNA polymerase subunit P, with amino-acid sequence MASGYKCARCKQKVEIDIDSEGRKQIRCPYCGHRILFKERGAGIKELKAQ; translated from the coding sequence GTGGCGAGCGGATATAAGTGTGCACGGTGCAAGCAGAAGGTGGAGATCGATATCGACTCCGAGGGGCGCAAGCAGATCCGCTGCCCCTACTGCGGGCACCGTATCCTCTTTAAGGAAAGAGGGGCCGGGATCAAAGAACTGAAGGCTCAATGA
- the psmA gene encoding archaeal proteasome endopeptidase complex subunit alpha, which produces MQPQYQMGYDRAITVFSPDGRLYQVEYAREAVKRGTTAVGVKCKDGVILLVDKRVSSRLLEPESIEKIYKIDDHIGVASSGLVGDARLLVDRARVEAQINRVTYDESIEVETLAKKICDHMQVYTQFGGARPYGTALLIAGVSEGECRLFETDPSGTLLEYKATGIGIGRSAVMKVFEEDYDPEMNVEQGVHLGLKALHAATEGKFDVQTVEIGIIEREHPVFRKMGSEEVKAFVEKTEFETTPGEE; this is translated from the coding sequence ATGCAGCCACAATATCAGATGGGATATGACCGGGCCATCACGGTGTTCAGTCCGGACGGTCGTCTCTACCAGGTAGAGTACGCCCGTGAGGCAGTCAAGCGCGGGACGACCGCGGTGGGGGTCAAGTGCAAGGACGGGGTGATCCTCCTCGTCGACAAGCGCGTCTCGTCGCGCCTGCTTGAGCCTGAATCGATCGAGAAGATCTACAAGATCGACGACCACATCGGCGTCGCGTCGTCCGGCCTGGTCGGCGACGCACGCCTCCTGGTCGACCGTGCCAGGGTCGAGGCCCAGATCAACCGCGTCACCTATGACGAGTCGATCGAGGTCGAGACCCTGGCCAAGAAGATCTGCGACCATATGCAGGTCTACACCCAGTTCGGCGGTGCACGCCCGTACGGGACGGCCCTGCTCATTGCAGGGGTCTCTGAAGGCGAGTGCCGCCTCTTCGAGACCGACCCTTCGGGGACGCTCCTGGAGTACAAGGCCACCGGGATCGGGATCGGGCGCTCTGCAGTGATGAAGGTCTTTGAGGAGGACTACGACCCTGAGATGAATGTCGAGCAGGGCGTGCACCTGGGACTCAAGGCGCTTCATGCGGCGACTGAAGGAAAGTTCGACGTCCAGACGGTCGAGATCGGGATCATCGAACGTGAGCACCCGGTCTTCCGTAAGATGGGCTCTGAAGAAGTGAAGGCTTTCGTCGAAAAGACCGAGTTTGAGACGACGCCCGGCGAGGAGTGA